The stretch of DNA AGATCCTCCGCTGAGGCGTCCAGACTCGATTTGTCGCCGGCAAACAGCGCGGTCTTCATTCCCAGCTTTTTTGCGACACCCAAATCATCGCGGATGCGTGAACTGATGTACAAAACGTTCTTGGCGGGAATCCCCAGCTTCTCAAATTGTTGCACGCTCGTGTCAAACAAGACCTGAGACGGTTTCCGAAATCCCACGCGATAAGACAACGCAAGACAATTTGGCGCAAACAAATTCTCAGGCGCGCGTAGTTTACCTTGCAACCGCAGTGCTCGCAACATTTGTGTGTAGCTAAAGGACTGCGCGTCGGAAAGCAGCCCTTGCGTCCGCCCCGATTCCGAAACAGCCTCCAGCGCCTGTGAGGCACCCGGAGCGGCGGCGGTCCCCTGTAGACAGGAATGGAAAAAATAGGCGACCTTTTCGCAAAAATCGTCCAAACTGCCGTAAAACGAGGCGTCGAATTGATAGTCTTTCTGCTGCAACCGACCGATCATCGTCCGCCAAATCTCGGTGCTATTCACTTCCGGGGCCTGCCCCCGCTTCTTCGTGCCCCCCATCGCGAACCGGTCCACCGTTTCGTCGTATTTGTGCAGAAAGTATTCCCACGGCGCGCCCGGTTTGCGGCTCATGGAATTCCACATGTTGAACTCTTTGATGGTCTTGTCCAAGGCAATCTGCATGGGGAGTTGCTGGGGATGACGGTGCAACAACTGCCCTTCAGAAATCGTCAACAACGTCCCGTAGAGATTCCAGACCACGCCCCGAATATTGGGCAACGGTTTCAGGTACGGTGTTGCCTTGGCCGCAACCGGCGCCGGGGGCATCGGCCATAACAGATCGCGATTCGCGAGCCACTCGGCGTACTCGTCTAAAGATTTAGGCATAGCATCCATCAAATTAGGTCGGGCAGGCTGAACGTTTCGTGCAGTCAACGAGTATACAGCCACGGGCCGACCGACTCCAATGAATGACGGTTCGCCTGCTCTTCAGAGAGAGAAATATCACCGACGGTCGCCCAAAAAGGCCAGTGACGGGGTTGACGGCTTACAAAAGTACGCTACAATGACTTTCATTCGTAAGTTAACGGGAAGGAGGCACAGCATGGGAAAACGACAACCGGCATCCAAAGCAGAATTGGAGATCGCCCGCATCGTCTGGGATTTGGGCAACGCCACCGTGCGACAGGTCTTTGAACAGGTCGATCCGTCGCGGGAACTCGATTTCAAAACCGTGCAAACCTATCTCCGCCGACTAGAAGCCAAAGGATATCTGAACACCCAGCAAGACGGCCGCAGCAAGGTGTACTCCCCCAAAGTCCGGCCCAGGCAAGTCATTCGCGAAACGGTCGATGATTTTCTGCAGCGGCTCTTCGATGGGGCCACACTGCCGTTGGTGCAACATTTGATTTCAGAACGAGACATCTCGGCCAACGAAATCCAAGAACTCCGCGAGATGCTCGATCGCTGGGAACAGGATCATGGCCCTCCTCAGGAGAAGTGAACATTTCAGGCTCAGCAGTGTCAAACCCGGCAACTGAGCCGATTGAGACTCGGTGTGGCTGCCGCCGCCGCGCTCGCCCGGCGGCGGCCTCATCTTGTGTATCTCGCTGTGGATGTATCATCTCGCTAGGTGCTATTGGCATCGCGATGATTCTTACGCACGGAAAGACGCCCCTTCTATCGCAGCAAGCGTTGCGATGAGCCTGTGGCCCAGGTATCCCGCGTAGCTGCATTTCTCCAAGTGTTGCCTGCCTCACAAAGTCCGCTCCCGCAAACGTCGATACCCTTTTTATCGAGGCATCT from Symmachiella dynata encodes:
- a CDS encoding HAD family hydrolase, with product MPKSLDEYAEWLANRDLLWPMPPAPVAAKATPYLKPLPNIRGVVWNLYGTLLTISEGQLLHRHPQQLPMQIALDKTIKEFNMWNSMSRKPGAPWEYFLHKYDETVDRFAMGGTKKRGQAPEVNSTEIWRTMIGRLQQKDYQFDASFYGSLDDFCEKVAYFFHSCLQGTAAAPGASQALEAVSESGRTQGLLSDAQSFSYTQMLRALRLQGKLRAPENLFAPNCLALSYRVGFRKPSQVLFDTSVQQFEKLGIPAKNVLYISSRIRDDLGVAKKLGMKTALFAGDKSSLDASAEDLKDSAIKPDRLIVELSQIEKILSIS
- a CDS encoding BlaI/MecI/CopY family transcriptional regulator, whose amino-acid sequence is MGKRQPASKAELEIARIVWDLGNATVRQVFEQVDPSRELDFKTVQTYLRRLEAKGYLNTQQDGRSKVYSPKVRPRQVIRETVDDFLQRLFDGATLPLVQHLISERDISANEIQELREMLDRWEQDHGPPQEK